ACGAAACGCAGGCCGGCCAGGTAATGGGTACGCCCGCGTACATGGCCCCGGAGCAGGCACGCGGTGAGTCGGTCGATTGCCGCGCTGACGTGTTCGCCCTCGGAGCGATCCTGTCCGAGATCCTCACCGGCGCGCGCCTGTTCGTCGGGAAGACCTCGGCCGAAGTCGTCGCGTGTACTGCGGCCAACGATATCGGCGACGTACTCGATCGGTTGAATGCGTGCGGCGCGGATGCCGAACTGGTCACGCTGGCGAAACACTGTTTGGCGCTGAACGCGGCCGATCGCCCCACCGACGGTAAGGCCGTGGCCGACGCGGTCGCGGCGTACCGTGCGGGTGTGGAGGAGCGACTGCGCACGTCCGAGCGCCAGCGCGCCGCGGATACAGCCAAGGCGATCGAGCTACGCAAACGGCGCCGCGTGCAGGTTGCGCTGGCGGGCGCGCTCGTGCTGCTCCTGTTCAGCGCCGCGGCGTTCACGGTGTGGGAGATGCAGCAAGCGGCCGAGCGCCGGCTCGAAGCGAGCCGACAGGCCGCCGAGCACAAAGCCGATATCGAACGGGCAGAACGAGAAAAACAGGAAGCCGCGCTCCGTCAGCAGGCGAAGGACAACGAGGCCGCGGCCGAGAACCGGCAAGCGCTTACCGAACTCGTGAAGCGGTGCGAAGAAGCACTTGCTGCGAGTGACGAACTCGCTGCGGGCGCGGCCCTGGCGGAGATCGACCGGCGGGCGAACGCACCCGGCGCGGAAGATTTTCGCCCTCGCATCGAGCGCTGTCGTAAAGATCGCGCGATGCTGGTGACCCTCAACCGGATCGACGACCAGCGCTGGACCCCGACACGCGGATCGTTACCACCGCCCTCCGCCGCCGTTCCGCATTGGGGGCGAGCGTTTAACGATTACGGCATCGTTCCCGGGACTACGGCACCGACGGACGTCGTTCGGCTCTTGGATGGCTCACCCATTCGGGAGCGCGTGCTCGCGTCCCTGGAGTTGTGGCACTTGTTCGGTGCCCCGCCGGGATTGGCAGAAACCCTTCACGCGGTCGATCCAGATCCGACCCGGGACGCGATTCGGAATGAAGCGCGCCAAAAAGCTTGGGCGCGAGTGAGCCAGAAGATCAAGGAACTCGTCGGAGGAGCCGGGACACCCGAACAACCGACCCGCTTCGTCGCGGCTGTGGGCATCGTTCCCGAAATCTCCTGGGACCAGCGCCGAACACTTCTGGAACAAGCCGCGGCCCGAACTCCTAATGACTTCGCGGTACTCATGGGGCTTGGTGGAACGCGCGCGAATCCCTCGCCTGCTGCGATCAGCGAGCGGGTGCGGTGGTGCCAGGCGGCCGTTTCGGTTCGCTCGCAGTCGTTCATTCCGCGGATGAGCTTGGGTATTGCTCTCTGGGAGCAGGGGAAACAAAGTGATTCGATCCGGTGCTTCCGCGACGCGGCCCGGCTCGGTCCCGAGAACGCCTGGTGCCATTACAACTTGGCGAAGGCGCTGAGGGACAGTGGTGATGTGCGTGGCGCGATCGTGGAACTCCGCGAGGCCGTTCGACTCGCCCCGCGCGAAGCGCTGATCCGCGAATTGCTCGGCACCTCGCTCGGCGCGGACCGCGACTTGCCGGGCGCAATTACGGAACTCCGTGAAGCGGTCCGGCTCGCCCCGGATTACGCCGGCGCTCACCACAATCTGGGAATGGCGTTGCTGCTATCGAAGGATCTGGACGGGGCCATCACCGAGTTCCGCGA
This region of Gemmata massiliana genomic DNA includes:
- a CDS encoding tetratricopeptide repeat protein, whose protein sequence is MPNDPDVTRVPATDRLPVDEPSPTVVRPADLPATDALLGNSTLRSGRSTASSLPTVPGYEVLREIARGGMGRVLAARDLALGREVAIKVLLPGTAIHDTVSRFVTESKITARLPHPNVPPVYALGTLTDDSPFLAMKLIAGTTFTNALKSRTAPTDDLPRFVRTFEQVCLAVGFAHSQGVIHRDLKPSNIMVGAFGEVQVMDWGLAKSVAATDERETDAPATESGDETQAGQVMGTPAYMAPEQARGESVDCRADVFALGAILSEILTGARLFVGKTSAEVVACTAANDIGDVLDRLNACGADAELVTLAKHCLALNAADRPTDGKAVADAVAAYRAGVEERLRTSERQRAADTAKAIELRKRRRVQVALAGALVLLLFSAAAFTVWEMQQAAERRLEASRQAAEHKADIERAEREKQEAALRQQAKDNEAAAENRQALTELVKRCEEALAASDELAAGAALAEIDRRANAPGAEDFRPRIERCRKDRAMLVTLNRIDDQRWTPTRGSLPPPSAAVPHWGRAFNDYGIVPGTTAPTDVVRLLDGSPIRERVLASLELWHLFGAPPGLAETLHAVDPDPTRDAIRNEARQKAWARVSQKIKELVGGAGTPEQPTRFVAAVGIVPEISWDQRRTLLEQAAARTPNDFAVLMGLGGTRANPSPAAISERVRWCQAAVSVRSQSFIPRMSLGIALWEQGKQSDSIRCFRDAARLGPENAWCHYNLAKALRDSGDVRGAIVELREAVRLAPREALIRELLGTSLGADRDLPGAITELREAVRLAPDYAGAHHNLGMALLLSKDLDGAITEFREAVRFQPDEPNFLYTLANALWDKRDLDGAEEYLRKAIASDKDFTSAHYSLGLLLKERGDAPGAIAEYREAIRLDPKHARAYYGLGIVLRASGDVPGAIAAYRKLLELNPNHSAGHNGLGNALADTGDLDGAIAEFREALRLNPNNGPAKANLADRLKEKAEHVAPPPREAKKQ